The region AGAAACACTTTAATAGCATTACTGCTGAAAATGAAATGAAGCCAATTTCTATCAATCCGTCTAAGGATAAATATACTTATGAAAAAGCAGATAAGTTAATTGATTTTGCTAAAGAGAATAATAAAGCCGTTAGGGGTCACACTTTAGTATGGCATAATCAAACTTCAGAAGATATCTTCCATGATGAAAATGGAGCCAAAGTATCTGCAGAAATATTAACTGAAAGATTACGTCAGTATATTTCTATTGTTTTTAATCGTTATAACGATAGTGTTTATTGTTGGGATGTAGTCAATGAAGCTGTTGAAGATAAAGGAGAGCAACAGCTTAGAAAAAGTAATTGGCTAGAAATTTTGGGCGAAAACTTTTTAGATATACCTTTCAATTTAGCTCGTGAATTGGATCCTAATGTGAAGTTGTTTTATAATGATTATAATGCAGTTGTTCCTGAAAAAAGAGACAAAATCTATGAATTATTAAAAGGAATGCAAGATAGAGGGGTAGCCCTTGATGGTCTTGGAATTCAGGGTCATTGGAATTTATATGATTTTGAGATTGATGATATTAAAGCTGCCATTGAAAAATATGCTGAATTAGATATTGACATTCATATTACAGAATTAGATATATCTTTATTCTCATTTGAGGATAAATCAAATGATTTAAAAGAGCCAACAGATGAATTATTGGCAAAGCAGGCAGACTATTATCAAGATATTTTTGCAATCTTTAGGGAATATAAAGATATTATCTCTAATGTAACTCTATGGGGAGTAGCTGATGATTATACCTGGTTAGATTATTTTCCTGTAAAAGATAGAAAGAATTGGCCTTTGTTGTTTGATGAAAATCATCAGCCAAAAGATGCTTTTTGGAAAATTATTGATTTTTAATAAGAGTTATACGTAAAAATACAAGGGGTGAGTTTTTTTGAAAATTAAAAGTTATAAGGGGTTAATATGTCTTCTAGTTTTATTTTTAGCATTTGTATCTTGGACAAGTTTTAATCTAATTGCTGATGAAAACTTAGAAGAAGAGGAAATACCTTCTTTACATGAGGTATATAGTGATTATTTTACAATTGGTGCTGCAGTTAATTCTAGAACAATACAATCAGAAAGAGATCTAATTGTAAAACATTTTAATAGCTTAACTGCTGAAAATGAAATGAAACCTGAAACATTACAAGCACATAAAGATTTTTTTAATTATCGCAGAGCTGACAGTATTGTGAATTTAGCCATGGAAAATGATATGAAAATGCGTGGACATACTTTGGTATGGCATAATCAGACTCCAGATTGGTTTTTTTCTAGATTTATGATTCCTTTAGACCGAGAAACAGTACTTGGTCATATGGAGGATCATATAAACGAAGTTGTTGGCAAGTATAAAGGACAAGTTTATGCCTGGGATGTTG is a window of Halanaerobiaceae bacterium ANBcell28 DNA encoding:
- a CDS encoding endo-1,4-beta-xylanase → MKKNIPILQDVYKDYFKIGAAVNDKLIVSSKELIKKHFNSITAENEMKPISINPSKDKYTYEKADKLIDFAKENNKAVRGHTLVWHNQTSEDIFHDENGAKVSAEILTERLRQYISIVFNRYNDSVYCWDVVNEAVEDKGEQQLRKSNWLEILGENFLDIPFNLARELDPNVKLFYNDYNAVVPEKRDKIYELLKGMQDRGVALDGLGIQGHWNLYDFEIDDIKAAIEKYAELDIDIHITELDISLFSFEDKSNDLKEPTDELLAKQADYYQDIFAIFREYKDIISNVTLWGVADDYTWLDYFPVKDRKNWPLLFDENHQPKDAFWKIIDF